The Oceanotoga teriensis nucleotide sequence ATGGATGAGAATATAATAGATTTAAAGAATTTAACCATATCTTTCAAAGAAAAAAAATCAGAACTAATTGCAGTTAATGATGTAAGTTTTGGTATAAAAAAAGGTGAAATATTAGGTCTTGTAGGAGAGTCTGGGTGTGGGAAAACAGTTACATCTCTTGCAATATTAAAACTAATTTCAAAAAATGCCCAAATAAAAAAAGGTGAAATATTATATAGAGATAAAAATCTTTTAAATCTTTCAGAAAAAGAATTAAAAAAAATAAGAGGAAAAAATATTTCTATGATATTTCAAGAACCAATGTCATCTTTAAATCCACTTTTAAAAGTTGGAAATCAAATTAAAGAAATAATAAACATTCATCGAATTGGTGATAAAAAAGATAATAAAGATAAAGTAATAAAATTAATGAAAAACGTAGGATTAGCCTCACCTGAAAATACATATAATAAATATCCACATGAATTATCGGGAGGCCAAAGACAGAGAATAATGATTGCAATTGCAATTGCAAATAATCCCGATTTAATAATAGCTGATGAACCAACAACAGCTTTGGATGTTACTATACAAGCACAAATAATAGAGCTTTTAAAAGGTATAAATGAAAATAAAAAATCTTCGATATTATTTATTTCTCATGATCTTGCATTGATCAAAGAAATGTCTAATAGAATAATAATAATGTATGCTGGTTTTATAGTAGAAGAAGCTGAAACAAAAGAATTATTCAATAATACATTACATCCATATACAAAAGGTCTTTTGGAATCAATACCAGAGCCATCTAAAAAAGGGAGCAAGTTAAATACCATAAAAGGTAAAGTAGCGGATTCTAAACAAAGGCTTATAGGGTGTCCTTTTAAAGAAAGATGTCCGATTTCAGTAGAAAAATGTTTTATTAAATTACCTGATTTGAAAGAAAAAAATGGACATAAAGTCAGATGTTTCATGGCATAATTCAGAGGTGAAACTTATGAAAAATGATTATATTCTTGAAGTTAATAATTTAAAGACTTATTTTAAACAACCTAAAAGAAAACTATTCAAAAAAACTGAATATTTAAAAGCTGTAAATGGAGTTAATTTTAAGGTAAGAAAAGGTGAAGTATTTGGCTTAGTAGGAGAATCTGGATGTGGAAAATCTACAACAGGACAAACGATAGTAAAGCTAATACAAGCTACTGATGGAGAAATAATCTTCAATGGTAAAGATATTTTAAAATTAAAAAATAGAGATCTAAAAGAGTTGAGAAGGAATATACAAATAATATTTCAAGATCCATATTCATCTTTAAACCCTAAAAAGCGAATAGGTTGGATACTTGAAGAACCATTAAAAAATTATGATTATAAAAATACAAGAAAAAGAAAAGAAAAAGTTTGTGAAATGCTTGAAATAGCAGGATTTAGTAAAGAATTTTATAATAGATATCCTCATGAATTATCAGGGGGTCAAAGACAAAGAATAATAATATTACATGCTTTGATGTTAAACCCTCAATTGGTGATATCTGATGAAGCTGTTTCGGCTTTAGATGTATCTGTTCAAGCACAAATATTAAATTTGATGAAAAGACTTCAAAATGAATTTAATCTAACCTATATATTTATCTCACATGATTTAAATGTTGTTTATTATATAAGTGATAGAATAGCAGTGATGTATTTTGGAGAAATAGTTGAAATTGCAGATGTTGAAGAATTATACAATAATCCTCTTCATCCATATACAAAAGCTTTATTATCCGCTATTCCTAAAATAGATAAAACAACTGGTAAGAAAAGAATAATCTTAAAGGGAGATGTTCCAGATCCATTAAATCCACCAGAAGGTTGTCCTTTTCATACAAGATGTCCAAATGTAATGGAAATATGTAAAAATAAAAAGCCAGAAATGATAGAAAATTTAAATAAACATAAAGTAATGTGTCATTTATATCAAAAATAACTGTTTTGTCAAAAAACAGTTATTTTTTAATTATATATTTAATTAATTAATATATAATTGATTAAATATATGTTTTTAAATGGGAGGTTTTAATTTGAGTCAAAAAGTCATATTAACTTCTATAATAATAGCTTTAATAGCTGGAAGTATTAGTTTTTTAAGTTTCATAGAAATAAATGATCAAGCTCAAGATAAAATAATGCCGCCTCAAGATGTAACCGTTGAAGAATATTCTTATGATAAAGTTTCTTTAAAATGGAATAATATGAATTCAAGACAAAAAAATATAATAGTTTTATTCAAAGATATTCAAAAAGATGAAATTTATAATATGAGAATACTCAGTCCAAATACAAATTATATAGAGATGTTTGTAAAGCCCAATATTCAAACGAAAGTTATAGTGAGAGCTGTTACAGATGAAGGAATAAACTTTGATAATGACGATTTAACATTTCTCATGATAAGAAATGAAGATGAAGATCATATATTTAAATTAAAAGACACAGAAATTCTTTTATACAAAGGTTCTTATATAAAAGATTTTGATACTTTTGTTTATAATGGATATGATAAAGAAACAGATCAAAATTATGTAAAAATAGATTATATACCTTATAATCCAGAAGAAAATATAATAGAAAAAATAATTAAAGAAAAAAATTATTCTATAAATAATTTTATGTTCCCAATAGGAATAAAAACTCTCAATAAAAATATAAATTTAAATACACCAAGATATATGAATGTCGAAAGTGTAAGTAAAGTTGTTGATACAGTGGCATTCAAAAAATCAACAAATTATTATCCATTGATACCTACATTTCTTACAGATAGTGATTTTGAACAGATTTTTCCAACTATAGTTAATGTATACTCACCAATATTTTTTAACCTTCCAGTATATCAGTCCCTTGAAATAAAATTATATTATAATCAACAAAAAGAAGTGCCACATTTTGCTGAACTTTGGAAAGTAAAACCAGAATTTGATGAAATAAAGTTTTATGAAGATCTCGTGTTTTTCAATGAATTAATACCCATAAAAGCTCAAAGCTTTAGAAAAACAGAACTTCAATTGAATAAAGAAAAAAAAGAATTTCAAAAAAATAAAAAAGCATTAATATTTGTACATGGACTTCAAATAATAGATTTAAAAAATAAAACAGAAGAAGGATTTCCATGGAGAATAAACAGTAGATTTGAATATTTTAATCAATGGTTTAGATATATATATGAAAATGATGAAAAATTTAAAGACTTTGATTTTTATGAATTTTTATATGATACTCATACTCAAACCGTTGAAGATTTTGGAAAAGACTTAAATGAAATAATGACAAAAAATGACTTCTTCGATGAAAAAAATGGTTATGATGAAATTTATTTTATTTCACATAGTATGGGAGGTCTTGTTTCAAGATTTACAGTTAATCAAGGTGATTATGATAATATAGGAAATATAGTCACTATAAATGCGGTTAATAGAGGTTCCCCCTTACAAAATTTGCCACAATTATTTTCTTCACAAATAGTAAAAAATATCGTTCCAAATACAAATTTTATGATTCCTTTACTTGAAATAGGGAAAAAATTAATAGTATCATTTTTTAATGGAGAAAATTTAACAATAGATAAAGAAGTAGAAGAAATTCTTCAATCAAATCCAGTATTTTTTCCGGTTGTATTTTCTCAACTTGGTATGTTAGATCCATTCTATGGTGGAACATCTATTAATTATGATAATGAAGAATATCTTGCGAGTCTTGAAAAGACTTTATATCCTCAAGTAACAGAAGGTAAAATATTCAAAAGTAATCAATTAGTAAAAAATTTGAATAAAGATGACAAATATCTCGATAAAACAGTTATAGTATATTCAACCACCAATGAAAAATCTGGAGATATAGCCTATAATTTTTCATATGCAGTCTTAAAAGCTTTTGGAGATATGACTGGAAGTACCGATGATGATATAGAAAATGATGGTGCAGTACCTTTATCGAGTCAAATTATAGAAGGAGTTGAAGGACCAAAAATAGATAATACATACTCTGAAAATACAACACATAAAGGAATACTATCCAATGAAAAAGTTATAGAAGGCGTATTCAAAAAATATATACTCATGGGTGGGATACAAAAATGAAAAAAATTTTATTAATAATATCGATAATGATTATAAATTTGATTATATTTTCATCTGAAATAATCTATAAAAAAGGAGAATTTTTTATAGATATAAATGACTCTAAAGATTATATATTAAATATAAATAATAAAAAAGTTGAGCTCGATGAAAACTTGTATAAGGTAAAAGAATATGATAAATTAAATTCTTTTAATCTCATAAAATTAGACAAAAATAGTATAATATCGAGTGAAGAATTTAAATATTATATAATAGATGATTATGAAAAAGAACATATAATAAAATATAAAGATACAGAATTAAAATTATTTAAAAATTCTAATATAATGGGATTCAAAACAATTATAAAAATACAAGACAATGAAATATATATAAATTATTATCCAGATGAAAATGCAAATATCGATGAAGTATTCATACCATTAGCCATAAAGAATGAAAGATTAAAAAATGAAAATTTTATAAAAATAAACTCAAGGGTAAGACTTTTTAATAATTTGAATTATGTTAATACAAAAAAATATTATCCAATAATAAGTAAAGAATTAACTAAAAGTGATTATTATGGCATTTTTCCTTCAATTTTAGATATATATGATCCAGTACTTTTATTAAAAGATATATATACAATTCAAATTATAATAGATATAAAAGATACAAAAAAAATAGAAGATTATAATGAACTCTATAAAATGAAATATAAATCAAATACATTGATAATAAAAAGAAAAGAGCAACCATTAAACATAACATTACCTTTTGTTACCAACTCTTATAGAGAAATAGATTATTCAAAACAAAAAAATAAAAAAGCGATATTTTTTATACATGGATTGCAGCCCATATATGTAGATGAAACTATAAATGATTTAAAAACATATCCATGGAGAAGCTATAAAAGATTTGAAACATGGAATGAATGGTATAGGGTCTTTGAAAAAGATTTAAAAAAAGAATATGATTATTATGAATATATATATGATACCCATACAAAAACTTATGAAGAATTTGGAAATGATCTTTATAAAGAATTAGAAAAAATGAATATGAAAGAATATGAAGAAGTATATTTTATATCCCATAGTATGGGAGCTTTAGTAACATTGAAAGCATTGAATAATTATGAATATAAAAATATCAAAAAAATAATAATGCTAAATGGAGTAAATCTTGGTTCACCTTTACAAAATGTCCCACAATTGTTTGATAGTAGATTATATGAAAAAACTTTAAAAGTAGACGAAACAATTATAAAAACATTTGATATACTTTCAAAACTTTCTTTATCATTAATTCAAAAAGAAAAGGTAGACATAGAAATATATATAAAAGAAGTACTCGAAGAATATCCAATATTCTTTCCAGCTCTTTTAACCATGAATGGAATATTAGATCCTTTTAAAGGTGGTATATCAATAAGATTTTCAAATGAAGAATATATAAAAAATATTAATAAAAATCTTTTTAAAGAATTAGATGTATTGAATTACAATGAAAATATAATACAATTACAAAAAAATAATTTTTACAAAGATAAAACTTATTATTTATTCTCAGACATAAAAGATTTCATAGATGATCCGGCTTTCAATTTCACATACAATTCTTTGAAAATGATGGGTGAAATTTCACAAATGGATGATCGATTTATAAAAAATGATGGAGCTGTACCAGTATATAGTCAAAAAAATGGCGGAGAAACAAATGTATATTCTGATTTTCAAGATGAAAATCTTCATCATGAATTAGTATACAAAAATGAAAAAATAATAAAATTTGTATCGAATTTAATAAACAAATGAGGATGCTATAGCATCCTCATTTGTTTTCCAATATGCCAATATAATTCAATAAATCATTTGAATCATCAAATATACACCATAAAATATCGGATTTTTTACCACTGTTTAAATACATATTATGAACACTTATTTTAATATCATTAATTTTTTCGCTTTTGATGGGTGTTTTACAAATATGCATAGTTGAATACCAATCCTCCGGATAATCAGATTCCAAATCCTCAGCAATTATCACATCTAAAGCTCTTGAATC carries:
- a CDS encoding PGAP1-like alpha/beta domain-containing protein translates to MSQKVILTSIIIALIAGSISFLSFIEINDQAQDKIMPPQDVTVEEYSYDKVSLKWNNMNSRQKNIIVLFKDIQKDEIYNMRILSPNTNYIEMFVKPNIQTKVIVRAVTDEGINFDNDDLTFLMIRNEDEDHIFKLKDTEILLYKGSYIKDFDTFVYNGYDKETDQNYVKIDYIPYNPEENIIEKIIKEKNYSINNFMFPIGIKTLNKNINLNTPRYMNVESVSKVVDTVAFKKSTNYYPLIPTFLTDSDFEQIFPTIVNVYSPIFFNLPVYQSLEIKLYYNQQKEVPHFAELWKVKPEFDEIKFYEDLVFFNELIPIKAQSFRKTELQLNKEKKEFQKNKKALIFVHGLQIIDLKNKTEEGFPWRINSRFEYFNQWFRYIYENDEKFKDFDFYEFLYDTHTQTVEDFGKDLNEIMTKNDFFDEKNGYDEIYFISHSMGGLVSRFTVNQGDYDNIGNIVTINAVNRGSPLQNLPQLFSSQIVKNIVPNTNFMIPLLEIGKKLIVSFFNGENLTIDKEVEEILQSNPVFFPVVFSQLGMLDPFYGGTSINYDNEEYLASLEKTLYPQVTEGKIFKSNQLVKNLNKDDKYLDKTVIVYSTTNEKSGDIAYNFSYAVLKAFGDMTGSTDDDIENDGAVPLSSQIIEGVEGPKIDNTYSENTTHKGILSNEKVIEGVFKKYILMGGIQK
- a CDS encoding lipase/acyltransferase domain-containing protein, translated to MKKILLIISIMIINLIIFSSEIIYKKGEFFIDINDSKDYILNINNKKVELDENLYKVKEYDKLNSFNLIKLDKNSIISSEEFKYYIIDDYEKEHIIKYKDTELKLFKNSNIMGFKTIIKIQDNEIYINYYPDENANIDEVFIPLAIKNERLKNENFIKINSRVRLFNNLNYVNTKKYYPIISKELTKSDYYGIFPSILDIYDPVLLLKDIYTIQIIIDIKDTKKIEDYNELYKMKYKSNTLIIKRKEQPLNITLPFVTNSYREIDYSKQKNKKAIFFIHGLQPIYVDETINDLKTYPWRSYKRFETWNEWYRVFEKDLKKEYDYYEYIYDTHTKTYEEFGNDLYKELEKMNMKEYEEVYFISHSMGALVTLKALNNYEYKNIKKIIMLNGVNLGSPLQNVPQLFDSRLYEKTLKVDETIIKTFDILSKLSLSLIQKEKVDIEIYIKEVLEEYPIFFPALLTMNGILDPFKGGISIRFSNEEYIKNINKNLFKELDVLNYNENIIQLQKNNFYKDKTYYLFSDIKDFIDDPAFNFTYNSLKMMGEISQMDDRFIKNDGAVPVYSQKNGGETNVYSDFQDENLHHELVYKNEKIIKFVSNLINK
- a CDS encoding ABC transporter ATP-binding protein; its protein translation is MDENIIDLKNLTISFKEKKSELIAVNDVSFGIKKGEILGLVGESGCGKTVTSLAILKLISKNAQIKKGEILYRDKNLLNLSEKELKKIRGKNISMIFQEPMSSLNPLLKVGNQIKEIINIHRIGDKKDNKDKVIKLMKNVGLASPENTYNKYPHELSGGQRQRIMIAIAIANNPDLIIADEPTTALDVTIQAQIIELLKGINENKKSSILFISHDLALIKEMSNRIIIMYAGFIVEEAETKELFNNTLHPYTKGLLESIPEPSKKGSKLNTIKGKVADSKQRLIGCPFKERCPISVEKCFIKLPDLKEKNGHKVRCFMA
- a CDS encoding ABC transporter ATP-binding protein, whose amino-acid sequence is MKNDYILEVNNLKTYFKQPKRKLFKKTEYLKAVNGVNFKVRKGEVFGLVGESGCGKSTTGQTIVKLIQATDGEIIFNGKDILKLKNRDLKELRRNIQIIFQDPYSSLNPKKRIGWILEEPLKNYDYKNTRKRKEKVCEMLEIAGFSKEFYNRYPHELSGGQRQRIIILHALMLNPQLVISDEAVSALDVSVQAQILNLMKRLQNEFNLTYIFISHDLNVVYYISDRIAVMYFGEIVEIADVEELYNNPLHPYTKALLSAIPKIDKTTGKKRIILKGDVPDPLNPPEGCPFHTRCPNVMEICKNKKPEMIENLNKHKVMCHLYQK